In Delphinus delphis chromosome 11, mDelDel1.2, whole genome shotgun sequence, one genomic interval encodes:
- the NECAP1 gene encoding adaptin ear-binding coat-associated protein 1 isoform X3 → MAAELEYESVLCVKPDVSVYRIPPRASNRGYRASDWKLDQPDWTGRLRITSKGKIAYIKLEDKVSGELFAQAPVEQYPGIAVETVTDSSRYFVIRIQDGTGRSAFIGIGFSDRGDAFDFNVSLQDHFKWVKQESEISKESQEMDNRPKLDLGFKEGQTIKLSIGNITTKKGGASRPKTTAAGGLSLLPPPPGGRVTIPPPSSSVAISNHVTPPPVPKSSHGGTDAGMLHKWNHIVYNLWD, encoded by the exons ATGGCGGCGGAGTTGGAGTACGAGTCTGTTCTGTGTGTGAAGCCCGACGTCAGCGTCTACCGGATTCCGCCCCGGGCCTCCAACCGCGGTTACAG GGCATCTGACTGGAAATTAGATCAACCTGATTGGACTGGTCGTCTCCGAATCACTTCAAAAGGGAAGATTGCTTATATCAAACTTGAGGATAAAGTTTCAG GGGAGCTCTTTGCTCAAGCACCAGTAGAACAATATCCTGGTATTGCTGTGGAGACAGTGACAGATTCCAGCCGCTACTTTGTCATCCGGATCCAGGATGGTACTG GGCGTAGTGCTTTCATTGGCATTGGCTTCTCAGATCGGGGTGATGCCTTTGACTTTAATGTCTCTTTGCAAGATCACTTCAA GTGGGTAAAGCAGGAATCTGAGATTTCCAAAGAATCTCAGGAAATGGATAATCGTCCCAAGTTGGATCTGGGCTTCAAGGAGGGGCAGACCATCAAGTTGAGTATTGGG aacaTCACAACCAAGAAAGGAGGTGCTTCTAGGCCCAAGACTACAGCGGCTGGGGGCCTAAGCTTACTCCCACCCCCGCCTGGAGGTAGAGTCACAATTCCCCCGCCGTCCTCCTCAGTTGCCATCAGCAATCATGTCACTCCACCGCCCGTACCAAAATCCAGTCATGGAGGTACTGATGCAG gaatgttacataaatggaaccatatagtATATAACCTTTGGGATTGA
- the NECAP1 gene encoding adaptin ear-binding coat-associated protein 1 isoform X1, whose protein sequence is MAAELEYESVLCVKPDVSVYRIPPRASNRGYRASDWKLDQPDWTGRLRITSKGKIAYIKLEDKVSGELFAQAPVEQYPGIAVETVTDSSRYFVIRIQDGTGRSAFIGIGFSDRGDAFDFNVSLQDHFKWVKQESEISKESQEMDNRPKLDLGFKEGQTIKLSIGNITTKKGGASRPKTTAAGGLSLLPPPPGGRVTIPPPSSSVAISNHVTPPPVPKSSHGGTDADILLDLDSPAPVTTPAPAPVSASNDLWGDFSTASSSVPNQAPQPSNWVQF, encoded by the exons ATGGCGGCGGAGTTGGAGTACGAGTCTGTTCTGTGTGTGAAGCCCGACGTCAGCGTCTACCGGATTCCGCCCCGGGCCTCCAACCGCGGTTACAG GGCATCTGACTGGAAATTAGATCAACCTGATTGGACTGGTCGTCTCCGAATCACTTCAAAAGGGAAGATTGCTTATATCAAACTTGAGGATAAAGTTTCAG GGGAGCTCTTTGCTCAAGCACCAGTAGAACAATATCCTGGTATTGCTGTGGAGACAGTGACAGATTCCAGCCGCTACTTTGTCATCCGGATCCAGGATGGTACTG GGCGTAGTGCTTTCATTGGCATTGGCTTCTCAGATCGGGGTGATGCCTTTGACTTTAATGTCTCTTTGCAAGATCACTTCAA GTGGGTAAAGCAGGAATCTGAGATTTCCAAAGAATCTCAGGAAATGGATAATCGTCCCAAGTTGGATCTGGGCTTCAAGGAGGGGCAGACCATCAAGTTGAGTATTGGG aacaTCACAACCAAGAAAGGAGGTGCTTCTAGGCCCAAGACTACAGCGGCTGGGGGCCTAAGCTTACTCCCACCCCCGCCTGGAGGTAGAGTCACAATTCCCCCGCCGTCCTCCTCAGTTGCCATCAGCAATCATGTCACTCCACCGCCCGTACCAAAATCCAGTCATGGAGGTACTGATGCAG ATATCCTTTTAGATTTGGATTCTCCTGCTCCTGTAACGACACCAGCACCAGCTCCAGTTTCTGCAAGCAATGATTTGTGGGGTGACTTTAGCACTGCATCCAG CTCTGTTCCAAACCAGGCACCACAGCCATCCAACTGGGTCCAGTTCTGA
- the C3AR1 gene encoding C3a anaphylatoxin chemotactic receptor isoform X1 — MLKSSATISGFCLAMESFSAETNSTDVPSQPWDEPQVILSMVILSFTFLLGLPGNGLVLWVAGLKMQRSVSTVWFLHLTLADFLCCLSLPFSLVHLALQGRWPYGWFLCKLIPSTIVLNMFASVFLLTAISLDRCLLVLKPIWCQNHRNVGAAFTICGCIWVVAIVMCIPVFIYRETFTIDDHSMCGYNFGLYRSLDYSDFNFDLLENGSLDNSIVELPEEMDDRLDSFSQQTNACPWAATAGLCSQISQRTSGHSLPTDSARLSVQHPYYNVFKPADELSATIPSDFPIEDHRTNPLENSDAFLPADVDLFASASGNSSYTSELLEDFQDDDLGQFAYGHQVPTPLVAITITRLVLGFLLPFILMVACYSLIIFRMRWSRFTKSRSKTLRVAMVVVAVFLVCWAPYHIVGTLLLFIDPETPFGEALLSWDHVSLALASANSCFNPFLYALLGKDFRKKAKQSMQGILEAAFSEDLTHSTSCPPNKVSLEKNSISTVV, encoded by the exons ATGCTGAAGTCTTCAGCTACTATCTCGGGTTTTTG tttagCAATGGAGTCTTTCTCTGCTGAGACCAATTCAACTGACGTACCATCACAGCCCTGGGATGAACCCCAAGTAATCCTCTCCATGGTCATTCTCAGTTTCACTTTCCTACTGGGATTGCCAGGCAACGGGCTGGTGCTGTGGGTGGCTGGCCTAAAGATGCAACGAAGTGTGAGCACCGTTTGGTTTCTCCATCTCACCTTGGCTGACTTTCTCTGCTGCctctccctgcccttctccctgGTTCACTTGGCTCTCCAAGGACGCTGGCCCTACGGCTGGTTCCTATGCAAGCTCATCCCCTCCACCATTGTCCTCAACATGTTTGCCAGCGTCTTCCTGCTGACCGCCATTAGCCTGGACCGCTGTCTTTTGGTACTCAAGCCAATCTGGTGCCAGAATCATCGCAACGTGGGGGCAGCCTTCACTATCTGTGGATGCATCTGGGTGGTGGCTATTGTAATGTGCATACCTGTGTTCATATACCGGGAAACATTCACTATAGACGACCATAGTATGTGTGGCTACAATTTTGGTCTCTACAGATCATTAGATTATTCAGACTTCAACTTTGATCTACTGGAAAACGGGTCTCTTGACAACTCCATTGTTGAGCTGCCTGAAGAAATGGATGATAGGTTAGATTCTTTCTCTCAACAAACAAATGCTTGTCCCTGGGCAGCCACTGCTGGCCTCTGTTCTCAAATATCTCAAAGAACTTCTGGACATTCACTCCCTACGGATTCAGCTAGATTATCTGTTCAACATCCATATTATAATGTATTTAAACCAGCTGATGAGCTCTCAGCTACAATCCCCAGTGATTTTCCCATTGAAGATCACAGAACTAACCCACTGGAGAACTCTGATGCTTTTCTTCCTGCTGATGTAGACCTTTTCGCTAGTGCCTCCGGCAACTCCTCATACACATCGGAGCTACTGGAAGATTTCCAGGATGATGATTTAGGCCAATTTGCATACGGCCATCAAGTGCCAACACCCCTGGTAGCAATAACCATCACTAGGCTAGTGCTGGGTTTCCTGTTACCCTTTATCCTCATGGTGGCCTGTTACAGCCTCATCATCTTCCGAATGCGTTGGAGCCGCTTCACCAAGTCCCGGAGCAAAACCTTGAGAGTGGCTATGGTGGTGGTGGCTGTCTTCCTCGTCTGCTGGGCTCCGTACCACATTGTTGGAACCCTCTTACTGTTTATTGACCCAGAAACTCCCTTTGGGGAAGCTCTGTTGTCCTGGGACCATGTGTCTCTTGCTTTAGCATCTGCCAATAGTTGCTTCAATCCCTTCCTCTATGCCCTTCTGGGGAAAGATtttaggaaaaaagcaaaacagtccATGCAGGGAATTCTGGAGGCAGCTTTCAGTGAGGACTTGACACACTCTACCAGCTGCCCCCCAAACAAAGTCTCTTTGGAAAAAAACAGTATCAGTACAGTTGTGTGA
- the C3AR1 gene encoding C3a anaphylatoxin chemotactic receptor isoform X2, with the protein MESFSAETNSTDVPSQPWDEPQVILSMVILSFTFLLGLPGNGLVLWVAGLKMQRSVSTVWFLHLTLADFLCCLSLPFSLVHLALQGRWPYGWFLCKLIPSTIVLNMFASVFLLTAISLDRCLLVLKPIWCQNHRNVGAAFTICGCIWVVAIVMCIPVFIYRETFTIDDHSMCGYNFGLYRSLDYSDFNFDLLENGSLDNSIVELPEEMDDRLDSFSQQTNACPWAATAGLCSQISQRTSGHSLPTDSARLSVQHPYYNVFKPADELSATIPSDFPIEDHRTNPLENSDAFLPADVDLFASASGNSSYTSELLEDFQDDDLGQFAYGHQVPTPLVAITITRLVLGFLLPFILMVACYSLIIFRMRWSRFTKSRSKTLRVAMVVVAVFLVCWAPYHIVGTLLLFIDPETPFGEALLSWDHVSLALASANSCFNPFLYALLGKDFRKKAKQSMQGILEAAFSEDLTHSTSCPPNKVSLEKNSISTVV; encoded by the coding sequence ATGGAGTCTTTCTCTGCTGAGACCAATTCAACTGACGTACCATCACAGCCCTGGGATGAACCCCAAGTAATCCTCTCCATGGTCATTCTCAGTTTCACTTTCCTACTGGGATTGCCAGGCAACGGGCTGGTGCTGTGGGTGGCTGGCCTAAAGATGCAACGAAGTGTGAGCACCGTTTGGTTTCTCCATCTCACCTTGGCTGACTTTCTCTGCTGCctctccctgcccttctccctgGTTCACTTGGCTCTCCAAGGACGCTGGCCCTACGGCTGGTTCCTATGCAAGCTCATCCCCTCCACCATTGTCCTCAACATGTTTGCCAGCGTCTTCCTGCTGACCGCCATTAGCCTGGACCGCTGTCTTTTGGTACTCAAGCCAATCTGGTGCCAGAATCATCGCAACGTGGGGGCAGCCTTCACTATCTGTGGATGCATCTGGGTGGTGGCTATTGTAATGTGCATACCTGTGTTCATATACCGGGAAACATTCACTATAGACGACCATAGTATGTGTGGCTACAATTTTGGTCTCTACAGATCATTAGATTATTCAGACTTCAACTTTGATCTACTGGAAAACGGGTCTCTTGACAACTCCATTGTTGAGCTGCCTGAAGAAATGGATGATAGGTTAGATTCTTTCTCTCAACAAACAAATGCTTGTCCCTGGGCAGCCACTGCTGGCCTCTGTTCTCAAATATCTCAAAGAACTTCTGGACATTCACTCCCTACGGATTCAGCTAGATTATCTGTTCAACATCCATATTATAATGTATTTAAACCAGCTGATGAGCTCTCAGCTACAATCCCCAGTGATTTTCCCATTGAAGATCACAGAACTAACCCACTGGAGAACTCTGATGCTTTTCTTCCTGCTGATGTAGACCTTTTCGCTAGTGCCTCCGGCAACTCCTCATACACATCGGAGCTACTGGAAGATTTCCAGGATGATGATTTAGGCCAATTTGCATACGGCCATCAAGTGCCAACACCCCTGGTAGCAATAACCATCACTAGGCTAGTGCTGGGTTTCCTGTTACCCTTTATCCTCATGGTGGCCTGTTACAGCCTCATCATCTTCCGAATGCGTTGGAGCCGCTTCACCAAGTCCCGGAGCAAAACCTTGAGAGTGGCTATGGTGGTGGTGGCTGTCTTCCTCGTCTGCTGGGCTCCGTACCACATTGTTGGAACCCTCTTACTGTTTATTGACCCAGAAACTCCCTTTGGGGAAGCTCTGTTGTCCTGGGACCATGTGTCTCTTGCTTTAGCATCTGCCAATAGTTGCTTCAATCCCTTCCTCTATGCCCTTCTGGGGAAAGATtttaggaaaaaagcaaaacagtccATGCAGGGAATTCTGGAGGCAGCTTTCAGTGAGGACTTGACACACTCTACCAGCTGCCCCCCAAACAAAGTCTCTTTGGAAAAAAACAGTATCAGTACAGTTGTGTGA
- the NECAP1 gene encoding adaptin ear-binding coat-associated protein 1 isoform X2, producing MAAELEYESVLCVKPDVSVYRIPPRASNRGYRASDWKLDQPDWTGRLRITSKGKIAYIKLEDKVSGELFAQAPVEQYPGIAVETVTDSSRYFVIRIQDGTGRSAFIGIGFSDRGDAFDFNVSLQDHFKWVKQESEISKESQEMDNRPKLDLGFKEGQTIKLSIGNITTKKGGASRPKTTAAGGLSLLPPPPGDILLDLDSPAPVTTPAPAPVSASNDLWGDFSTASSSVPNQAPQPSNWVQF from the exons ATGGCGGCGGAGTTGGAGTACGAGTCTGTTCTGTGTGTGAAGCCCGACGTCAGCGTCTACCGGATTCCGCCCCGGGCCTCCAACCGCGGTTACAG GGCATCTGACTGGAAATTAGATCAACCTGATTGGACTGGTCGTCTCCGAATCACTTCAAAAGGGAAGATTGCTTATATCAAACTTGAGGATAAAGTTTCAG GGGAGCTCTTTGCTCAAGCACCAGTAGAACAATATCCTGGTATTGCTGTGGAGACAGTGACAGATTCCAGCCGCTACTTTGTCATCCGGATCCAGGATGGTACTG GGCGTAGTGCTTTCATTGGCATTGGCTTCTCAGATCGGGGTGATGCCTTTGACTTTAATGTCTCTTTGCAAGATCACTTCAA GTGGGTAAAGCAGGAATCTGAGATTTCCAAAGAATCTCAGGAAATGGATAATCGTCCCAAGTTGGATCTGGGCTTCAAGGAGGGGCAGACCATCAAGTTGAGTATTGGG aacaTCACAACCAAGAAAGGAGGTGCTTCTAGGCCCAAGACTACAGCGGCTGGGGGCCTAAGCTTACTCCCACCCCCGCCTGGAG ATATCCTTTTAGATTTGGATTCTCCTGCTCCTGTAACGACACCAGCACCAGCTCCAGTTTCTGCAAGCAATGATTTGTGGGGTGACTTTAGCACTGCATCCAG CTCTGTTCCAAACCAGGCACCACAGCCATCCAACTGGGTCCAGTTCTGA